One window from the genome of Mucilaginibacter ginsenosidivorans encodes:
- a CDS encoding TolC family protein, which yields MNLKKSACMFFFLVFIIANCRAQDTLLTLKDAVEIALKNNYHIQIAKNNSAVAQNNVTPGAAGMLPSVTGNFSQSNSVQNVNQTTSAGPKTLTNNKTNNLSIGPNLNWTIFNGFGMFANYDQLKQFDQLSQVMLRDTVLTTVSDVMATYYNLINQYQQLKALKGAIEISRTQYRYANDKFQVGTASKLDVLNAQVNLNTDTANYLNQLQQFKAAKVQMNQLLVRDLQTQFAVSDTIIVDEKLTLGEILTKAEDQNQVILAAQINKRLSEINLRQVKAGRYPQVAVNGGYSYTNSSNPAGFARAQNTHGFTYGITASINIFNGFNQSRLEKNAKLGIENAELNRKQALLNVRAQINNLYISYLSGLDLIKLGQSNVSIAKRNLEISLDKYKLGNITPLEIREAERNYLDAESTFFAAQYQSKIAEITLKQITNSIDIQ from the coding sequence ATGAATCTGAAAAAATCCGCCTGTATGTTTTTTTTCCTGGTGTTCATCATTGCGAATTGCCGGGCGCAGGATACGCTGCTTACTTTGAAAGACGCTGTCGAAATAGCGCTTAAAAACAATTATCATATTCAAATCGCTAAGAATAACTCGGCCGTTGCTCAAAATAACGTTACGCCCGGCGCTGCGGGTATGCTGCCGTCTGTAACAGGAAATTTTTCCCAGTCGAACAGTGTGCAAAATGTTAATCAAACCACATCGGCCGGACCGAAAACTTTGACCAACAACAAAACCAACAACCTCAGCATCGGCCCAAACCTTAATTGGACCATTTTTAATGGTTTTGGTATGTTCGCCAATTACGACCAGTTAAAGCAGTTCGACCAGTTGAGCCAGGTTATGCTGCGCGATACGGTACTGACCACAGTGAGCGATGTAATGGCGACCTACTACAATCTTATCAATCAATACCAGCAATTAAAAGCCTTGAAAGGAGCCATCGAAATATCACGCACGCAATACCGTTATGCTAACGATAAGTTCCAGGTGGGTACGGCCTCAAAGCTTGATGTGTTGAATGCCCAGGTAAACCTGAACACCGATACAGCCAATTACCTTAACCAGTTGCAACAGTTTAAAGCCGCCAAGGTTCAAATGAACCAGTTGCTGGTACGCGACCTGCAAACGCAATTTGCTGTTAGCGATACCATTATCGTCGATGAAAAGCTGACTCTTGGCGAGATATTGACCAAAGCAGAGGACCAGAACCAGGTCATTCTGGCAGCGCAGATCAATAAGCGCCTGTCCGAGATCAACCTGCGCCAGGTTAAGGCAGGGCGCTACCCGCAGGTTGCGGTCAACGGCGGATATTCGTACACCAATAGCAGCAACCCGGCCGGATTTGCACGTGCGCAAAATACACATGGGTTTACCTATGGTATTACGGCCTCTATCAACATTTTCAACGGCTTTAATCAAAGTCGCCTGGAAAAGAATGCAAAACTGGGTATCGAAAACGCCGAGCTGAACCGTAAACAGGCCCTGCTAAATGTTCGTGCACAGATCAACAATCTCTATATCAGCTATCTTTCCGGCCTCGACCTGATCAAATTGGGGCAGTCTAACGTATCCATTGCCAAACGCAACCTCGAGATTTCGCTGGATAAATACAAACTGGGCAACATTACACCCCTTGAGATTCGCGAAGCCGAACGCAACTACCTGGATGCCGAATCCACTTTCTTTGCCGCACAATATCAATCCAAAATAGCCGAAATAACACTTAAGCAAATAACAAACAGCATTGATATTCAATAA
- the lnt gene encoding apolipoprotein N-acyltransferase, with translation MKKNIFLSILSGLLLWIAWPPTPHFTFLLFVGFVPVLVAMENIIQSESVKKGKKLFWTTFLGFFIWNTLCIYWVYNALKSVGAAAALPVAIIPYALAPLLMSTACWLYYRLRRITRRNVALLGLTCFWVAYEYLNQNWDLNFPWMTLGNGFAVSHKWVQWYEYTGVYGGTIWIWIVNIFAFLVYNGLHKPRARSMRLKQILALGLIILLPIALSLYRYRSYHEQLNPSNIVVAQPNIDPYMKEGAIPPAQQIDVLTHLSDSLGKPNTEFFIWPETAIADQQGLNEDRVRSSPYFQQIQHFLNKYKNGNVLTGSEDIKIYNSRKTSTAAPLDPQGNEYYDVFNAAANFENSAEVQFYHKSKLVPGVESMPFGNALSFLKPVFEHLGGTTGGYGRQDEPSVFYSQSGIGAAPVICYETLWGEWIGQSVHKGAQFIAIITNDGWWENTSGKDQHLDYAKLRAIETRRWVCRSANTGISAFINQRGDVVQQTKWWTRTAIKQDINLSSDKTFYVLHGDYLARAGSLLAVIGVFWIAFSKINVYRKKIRKTAA, from the coding sequence ATGAAAAAAAACATTTTCCTTTCCATCCTTTCCGGTTTGCTGCTGTGGATAGCCTGGCCGCCCACACCGCATTTTACTTTTCTGCTGTTTGTCGGATTTGTGCCGGTACTGGTAGCAATGGAGAATATCATCCAGTCGGAGTCGGTAAAAAAAGGAAAGAAATTATTCTGGACCACCTTCCTTGGGTTTTTTATCTGGAACACATTATGCATCTATTGGGTATATAACGCATTGAAATCGGTTGGAGCGGCAGCTGCGCTACCGGTAGCTATTATACCCTATGCATTAGCGCCTTTACTGATGTCGACCGCGTGCTGGCTTTATTATCGTTTACGCAGGATAACCAGGCGCAATGTGGCCCTATTGGGACTTACCTGTTTTTGGGTGGCCTACGAATACCTGAACCAAAACTGGGATCTTAATTTTCCATGGATGACGTTGGGTAATGGTTTTGCTGTGAGCCATAAATGGGTACAATGGTATGAATACACCGGTGTTTACGGCGGCACAATATGGATATGGATAGTGAATATTTTCGCGTTCCTGGTCTACAATGGTTTGCATAAGCCGCGGGCGCGGTCAATGCGCTTGAAGCAGATACTGGCCCTTGGGCTTATTATTCTATTACCTATCGCCCTCTCGCTATACCGCTACCGCAGTTACCACGAACAACTGAACCCTTCGAATATTGTAGTTGCCCAGCCTAATATAGACCCTTATATGAAAGAGGGGGCCATACCGCCCGCTCAGCAAATTGACGTGCTAACGCACTTGTCCGATTCGCTCGGGAAGCCTAATACGGAGTTCTTTATCTGGCCCGAAACTGCTATTGCAGATCAGCAAGGATTAAATGAGGACAGGGTGCGGTCGAGCCCCTATTTTCAGCAGATACAGCATTTTTTAAACAAATACAAGAACGGCAACGTGCTGACAGGTTCGGAAGATATTAAAATTTACAATTCGAGAAAAACGTCCACGGCCGCTCCGCTAGACCCGCAAGGCAACGAATATTATGATGTATTTAATGCGGCCGCAAATTTTGAAAACTCGGCCGAAGTACAATTTTATCATAAATCGAAACTGGTACCAGGGGTTGAATCGATGCCATTTGGCAATGCTTTATCTTTCCTGAAACCTGTTTTCGAACACCTCGGCGGTACCACCGGCGGGTACGGCAGGCAGGACGAACCCAGTGTGTTTTATTCGCAGAGCGGAATAGGCGCCGCCCCTGTTATTTGCTATGAAACACTATGGGGTGAGTGGATCGGCCAGTCGGTACATAAAGGGGCTCAATTTATCGCCATTATTACCAACGACGGCTGGTGGGAAAATACATCCGGCAAGGACCAGCACCTGGATTATGCCAAATTGCGTGCGATAGAAACACGGCGCTGGGTTTGTCGCTCGGCCAATACGGGTATATCGGCTTTTATCAACCAGCGCGGCGATGTTGTACAGCAAACCAAATGGTGGACACGGACGGCTATTAAACAGGATATTAACCTAAGCTCGGACAAGACCTTTTATGTACTGCACGGGGATTACCTTGCCAGGGCGGGGAGTTTGCTGGCCGTTATTGGTGTATTTTGGATTGCCTTTTCCAAAATTAATGTATACAGGAAAAAGATCAGGAAAACGGCAGCCTGA
- a CDS encoding efflux RND transporter periplasmic adaptor subunit produces MKTRYYIYIALALLIGYLVYNKFYSPKGKEVMANNASKKGKRKTGPVPVDVMIVKDTVLNNSIDVTGTIDANEQVNLTSEAAGNIIAIYFKEGSRVQKGQLLVKVYDKDLVASLKQNEYQVALAKQNEYRNSILLQKEAISKQEYDTSLTSLQTLTAQGEVIKAQIAKTEVRAPFSGTIGLRNVSPGGYLVPGATIASLVNIDPAKITFSVPERYLELIKVGSRINFTVESSREKFAAKVYAIEPAIDLTSRTVTVRAEAPNPKDMLRAGGFAKINLALDQIPKTIMVPTQCIIPDLKSSIVYVAHNGQALAKPVQTDLRTDTKIQVIQGLEQGDSVIVSGIIQLRPKVPVKIMKVIK; encoded by the coding sequence ATGAAAACCAGGTATTACATATACATCGCACTCGCACTATTGATCGGCTACCTGGTCTACAATAAATTTTATAGTCCAAAGGGTAAGGAGGTTATGGCAAATAATGCCAGCAAAAAGGGCAAGCGGAAAACCGGGCCGGTTCCGGTGGATGTGATGATCGTAAAAGACACCGTCCTGAATAACTCGATCGATGTGACCGGCACCATTGATGCTAATGAACAGGTAAACCTGACGAGTGAAGCAGCCGGAAACATTATAGCCATATATTTTAAAGAAGGAAGCCGGGTGCAGAAAGGACAATTGCTTGTAAAGGTGTATGATAAGGACCTCGTAGCTTCATTAAAGCAAAACGAATACCAGGTGGCCCTTGCCAAACAAAACGAGTACCGCAACAGCATTCTTTTGCAGAAAGAGGCCATCAGCAAACAGGAATACGACACTTCGCTTACTTCGCTCCAAACCCTGACGGCACAGGGCGAAGTTATAAAAGCGCAGATAGCAAAAACAGAGGTCAGGGCCCCCTTTTCGGGCACTATTGGTCTCCGAAATGTAAGCCCGGGCGGCTACCTCGTCCCCGGCGCAACCATAGCCTCGCTTGTAAATATCGACCCGGCGAAGATCACTTTTTCAGTGCCTGAAAGGTATCTGGAACTGATAAAAGTGGGCAGCAGGATCAATTTCACGGTTGAAAGTTCGAGGGAAAAATTTGCGGCAAAGGTGTACGCTATCGAGCCTGCTATCGATCTCACTTCAAGAACGGTTACGGTACGTGCCGAAGCACCGAACCCTAAAGATATGCTGCGGGCAGGAGGCTTTGCCAAGATAAATCTGGCCCTCGACCAGATACCCAAAACCATCATGGTGCCAACGCAATGTATTATACCCGACCTGAAAAGCAGCATCGTTTACGTGGCACACAACGGGCAGGCTTTGGCAAAGCCTGTACAAACCGATTTGCGTACCGACACTAAAATACAGGTAATACAAGGTCTTGAACAGGGCGACAGCGTAATTGTGTCGGGCATTATCCAGCTGCGGCCTAAGGTCCCGGTGAAAATCATGAAAGTTATAAAGTGA
- the serS gene encoding serine--tRNA ligase, with protein sequence MLQVNYIRENREKVLERLAVKNFKQTELVDEVIALDNNRRQTQNKLDSVSAEANSAAKQIGDLMRAGKKDEAEAIKAKTGAWKEEIKTLGDALSAIENDLQQKLVLLPNLPYISVPKGVAAEDNEVVLENGTMPNLPENALPHWELAAKYKLIDFELGVKITGAGFPVYTGKGAKLQRALIAYFLDEAEKAGFAEVIPPLVVNEASGFGTTQLPDKEGQMYYITEDKLYLIPTAEVPVTNLYRDVILRADELPVKNCAYTQCFRREAGSYGAHVRGLNRLHQFDKVEIVQIAHPDKSYELLEQMSLHVQGLLQKLGLYYRVLRLCGGDMSFASALTYDMETWSAAQQRWLEVSSVSNFETFQSNRLKLRFRNAEGKTQLAHTLNGSALALPRIVATLLENNQTEKGIKIPEVLVPYTKFEWIGEGDQ encoded by the coding sequence ATGCTGCAAGTTAATTATATCCGCGAGAACAGGGAAAAGGTTTTGGAACGTTTGGCTGTAAAAAATTTCAAACAAACGGAATTGGTCGACGAGGTTATTGCTTTGGATAACAACCGTCGTCAAACTCAAAACAAACTCGATTCGGTTTCCGCCGAAGCTAATTCAGCAGCTAAACAGATCGGCGACCTGATGCGGGCCGGTAAAAAGGACGAAGCCGAAGCTATCAAAGCCAAAACAGGCGCCTGGAAAGAAGAAATAAAAACACTGGGTGATGCGCTGTCTGCCATCGAAAACGATTTGCAGCAAAAGCTGGTGCTGCTGCCTAACCTGCCGTATATATCGGTACCAAAAGGTGTCGCTGCCGAGGATAACGAAGTAGTGCTTGAAAACGGCACCATGCCTAACCTCCCCGAAAATGCCCTGCCGCATTGGGAACTGGCCGCCAAATATAAACTGATCGATTTCGAACTGGGCGTAAAAATAACCGGGGCCGGGTTCCCGGTTTATACCGGCAAAGGCGCCAAATTGCAAAGGGCACTCATCGCTTACTTTTTGGATGAAGCCGAAAAAGCAGGCTTTGCCGAAGTGATCCCTCCCCTGGTGGTAAACGAGGCCTCGGGTTTTGGCACCACGCAGTTGCCCGACAAGGAAGGGCAGATGTACTATATTACTGAAGACAAATTATATTTGATACCTACAGCCGAAGTGCCGGTTACCAATCTGTACCGCGACGTGATATTAAGGGCCGATGAACTGCCCGTAAAGAATTGCGCCTACACACAGTGCTTTCGCCGCGAGGCAGGCTCCTATGGCGCCCATGTACGCGGCCTGAACCGCCTGCACCAATTTGATAAAGTGGAGATCGTCCAGATAGCCCACCCTGATAAGTCTTACGAATTACTGGAGCAAATGAGCCTGCACGTACAGGGTCTGCTTCAAAAATTGGGGTTATATTACCGTGTGCTCCGCCTGTGCGGCGGCGATATGAGCTTTGCTTCGGCCCTCACTTACGATATGGAAACCTGGAGCGCCGCCCAGCAGCGTTGGCTGGAAGTTTCATCCGTTTCAAATTTTGAGACCTTCCAGAGCAACCGCCTCAAACTGCGTTTCCGCAATGCCGAAGGTAAAACCCAGTTGGCCCATACCCTTAATGGCAGCGCATTAGCATTGCCCCGTATTGTGGCTACCCTGCTTGAAAATAATCAGACCGAAAAAGGCATAAAAATACCGGAGGTATTGGTGCCGTACACAAAGTTTGAGTGGATCGGTGAAGGAGATCAGTAA
- a CDS encoding response regulator has translation MSNHYKTCFLIDDNYIDNFVTRRILESSNFAETVIVSQSASEAIESLRSGKVVPDVIFLDIRMPLMGGFEFLQEYDKIDIDNKKAIKIFMLSSSLDPTDLKKSVNNKYITNFIHKPLTQKALDEIDT, from the coding sequence ATGTCAAATCATTATAAAACCTGCTTCCTGATCGACGACAATTACATTGATAATTTTGTCACACGCCGCATTTTGGAAAGCAGCAACTTTGCCGAAACCGTTATTGTAAGCCAGTCAGCTTCCGAAGCTATCGAATCGCTTCGCTCCGGAAAAGTAGTTCCAGATGTTATATTTTTAGACATCCGTATGCCGCTGATGGGCGGTTTCGAGTTTTTGCAGGAATATGATAAGATAGACATCGACAACAAAAAAGCGATCAAGATATTCATGCTTTCATCCTCGCTTGATCCTACCGACCTGAAAAAATCGGTTAACAATAAGTATATCACCAATTTTATCCACAAACCGCTTACTCAAAAAGCGCTCGACGAAATTGATACATGA
- a CDS encoding efflux RND transporter permease subunit → MSLSSVSIKRPVLATVMSITIVVFGIIGYSFLGVRDFPSVDPPIITVSTSYSGANADVIESQITEPLEKSINGVPGIRNISSTSSVGSSQITVEFDLDADLETAANDVRDKVGQAQRQLPQDIDAPPVVTKADASADNILFLTVSSNTRNIMQVDDYAENVLQEGLQTIPGVSAINIFGQRQYAMRLWIDPNKLSALGLTATDITTALNKENVELPAGKIEGNNTEVAIRAIGKLTTAKEFNNLIIRADSNRVIHLSDVGYAVLGSANEETSLKDSGVPEVGLALVPQPGANYVQIAKDFYVRLAQIKKDLPPDISIKVSLDKTKFINQSISEVEETLLVSFVLVVIIIYLFFRDWLIAFRPLIDIPVSLIGAFFIMYIFGFSINILTLLGIVLATGLVVDDGIVVTENIYKKVEAGMAVRKAAFEGSAEIFFAVISTSITLAAVFLPIVFLQGFTGRLFREFAVVVAGSVLISAFVSLSLTPMLNVKLIRKNAKKSKFYERTEPFFVNMTSSYKETLIKFMKVKWVSFVILGISLVITGVIYFDLPQELSPLDDRSLLRVSVTGPEGATYEYMGRYMDKLSDLVLDSIPEQNVDLEIVSPGSGGGGSANNGYARIGLVPPDQRQRSQQQIADWLTKKLSHAPDARALVVQEQTISGGGSGARTSLPIQFVIQNQNFEKIRKILPAFFAEVSKSPVFSSTDVNLKFTKPELRVTTDRDRARDLGVSVSDIAQALQLYYSAGRIAYFLINGKQYQVIAQVDRGNRDQPIDLKSIYVRNDKGRLVQLDNVVKIEEDATPPAIYHFNRYKSATIQCGLAPGHTIGDGIVEMNRIAKSMLDETFSTALSGPSRDAAESSSNIFFAFAFALLLIYLVLAAQFESFVDPFIVMFTVPLAIAGALLSLWLFNQTLNIFGEIGIITLVGLVTKNGILIVEFANQRMEHGLPKYEAVIEAATSRLRPILMTSLAVVLGSVPIAFALGAGAKSRVSLGIVIMGGMLFSLVLTLYIIPMMYLIFAPKTHRDPDAEPEEEEKVTEPKLIEDY, encoded by the coding sequence ATGAGTTTATCGTCCGTAAGTATAAAAAGGCCGGTACTGGCTACAGTGATGTCGATCACTATCGTGGTATTTGGAATTATAGGATATAGTTTCTTAGGGGTTCGCGACTTCCCATCGGTCGATCCTCCTATCATCACAGTCAGCACGAGCTATTCGGGCGCCAATGCTGACGTAATAGAATCGCAGATCACCGAGCCGCTCGAAAAAAGCATCAATGGCGTGCCCGGTATCCGCAATATATCCTCTACAAGTTCAGTAGGAAGCAGCCAGATCACCGTTGAATTTGACCTGGATGCCGACCTGGAGACCGCTGCCAACGACGTGAGAGATAAGGTGGGACAGGCCCAGCGCCAGTTGCCGCAGGATATTGATGCCCCCCCGGTGGTTACCAAGGCCGATGCAAGCGCCGATAACATTTTGTTCCTGACCGTGAGCAGCAATACCCGCAATATTATGCAGGTTGACGATTACGCTGAAAATGTATTGCAGGAAGGGTTGCAGACCATACCGGGTGTAAGCGCCATTAACATATTCGGCCAGCGGCAATATGCCATGCGCCTGTGGATCGATCCCAATAAGCTTTCGGCGCTGGGTTTGACAGCAACGGATATTACCACCGCTTTGAATAAAGAGAATGTCGAACTCCCGGCAGGAAAAATTGAAGGTAACAACACCGAGGTTGCTATACGGGCAATAGGGAAACTGACCACAGCGAAAGAATTTAACAACCTGATCATCCGCGCGGATAGCAACCGGGTGATCCATTTAAGCGATGTCGGCTATGCGGTTCTCGGTTCGGCAAATGAAGAAACGTCCTTAAAGGACTCCGGCGTACCCGAAGTGGGCCTGGCGCTTGTACCGCAGCCCGGAGCTAATTACGTACAGATAGCTAAAGATTTTTATGTGAGGCTCGCGCAGATAAAAAAGGACCTGCCACCCGATATCAGCATCAAGGTGTCACTTGATAAAACCAAATTCATTAATCAATCCATAAGCGAGGTAGAGGAAACGCTATTGGTTTCATTTGTGCTTGTGGTCATCATTATTTACTTGTTCTTCCGCGACTGGCTCATCGCTTTCCGCCCGCTTATAGACATACCTGTATCATTGATCGGGGCATTTTTTATTATGTATATTTTCGGATTTTCCATAAATATATTAACACTGCTTGGTATCGTGTTGGCGACCGGCCTTGTTGTCGACGACGGGATCGTCGTCACGGAGAATATTTATAAAAAGGTAGAAGCAGGCATGGCCGTCAGGAAGGCGGCATTTGAGGGATCGGCTGAAATATTTTTCGCGGTAATTTCCACTTCGATAACGCTTGCGGCCGTATTCCTTCCCATCGTATTCCTGCAGGGCTTCACCGGGCGCCTTTTTCGCGAATTCGCCGTGGTTGTAGCCGGCTCGGTTTTGATTTCAGCTTTTGTATCGCTGTCGCTAACGCCTATGCTTAACGTTAAGCTGATCCGGAAAAATGCTAAAAAATCAAAATTCTACGAAAGAACCGAGCCATTTTTTGTTAACATGACCAGTTCGTATAAAGAGACGCTCATCAAATTTATGAAGGTAAAGTGGGTGTCATTTGTCATACTGGGCATATCACTGGTAATAACCGGCGTCATCTATTTTGATCTGCCTCAAGAGTTGTCACCGCTGGATGACCGAAGCTTGTTGCGTGTATCCGTCACAGGTCCTGAAGGGGCCACTTACGAGTATATGGGCCGGTATATGGATAAACTTTCTGACCTGGTGCTCGATTCGATACCTGAACAGAATGTAGACCTCGAGATCGTTTCGCCGGGGAGCGGTGGCGGTGGATCTGCCAACAACGGGTATGCCAGGATCGGCTTGGTACCCCCCGACCAGCGGCAGCGGTCGCAACAGCAAATAGCCGACTGGCTAACCAAAAAACTTAGTCACGCGCCGGATGCCCGTGCGCTGGTTGTTCAGGAACAAACGATAAGCGGCGGCGGCAGCGGCGCACGTACTTCACTGCCTATCCAGTTTGTTATCCAGAATCAGAATTTTGAAAAGATCAGGAAGATCTTACCCGCTTTTTTCGCCGAAGTTTCCAAAAGCCCGGTGTTCTCGAGCACCGATGTGAATTTGAAGTTTACCAAACCCGAACTGCGTGTGACTACCGACAGGGACCGCGCCCGCGACCTGGGTGTATCGGTTTCAGATATTGCGCAGGCACTGCAATTATACTATAGCGCCGGGCGTATCGCTTACTTTTTGATCAACGGCAAACAATACCAGGTGATTGCCCAGGTTGACCGGGGGAACCGCGACCAGCCTATCGACCTGAAAAGTATTTACGTGCGTAACGACAAGGGGCGTTTGGTACAGCTGGATAATGTGGTGAAGATCGAAGAGGATGCAACCCCTCCTGCTATCTATCATTTTAACCGATATAAGTCGGCTACTATCCAGTGCGGGCTTGCACCGGGTCACACGATAGGTGATGGCATTGTCGAAATGAACAGGATTGCCAAAAGCATGCTTGATGAAACATTCAGCACTGCCCTAAGCGGCCCTTCACGCGATGCGGCCGAAAGTTCATCCAACATATTTTTTGCTTTTGCTTTTGCGTTATTGCTCATTTACCTGGTGCTCGCCGCCCAGTTCGAAAGCTTTGTCGATCCATTCATCGTTATGTTCACTGTGCCGTTGGCAATAGCGGGCGCGCTCCTGTCGCTGTGGCTGTTTAACCAAACATTGAATATATTCGGCGAGATCGGCATTATCACACTTGTGGGGCTTGTTACCAAAAATGGCATCCTCATCGTCGAGTTCGCGAATCAGCGAATGGAGCACGGGCTACCGAAATATGAAGCGGTAATTGAAGCAGCTACTTCCCGTTTACGTCCAATCTTAATGACAAGCCTTGCAGTTGTACTTGGCTCGGTGCCTATCGCTTTTGCCTTGGGTGCGGGCGCTAAAAGCCGGGTTTCGTTGGGTATAGTAATTATGGGTGGTATGCTGTTCTCCCTGGTGCTCACGCTGTATATTATACCGATGATGTACCTCATCTTTGCGCCAAAAACCCATCGCGACCCCGATGCGGAGCCTGAAGAGGAAGAAAAAGTTACAGAACCAAAATTAATTGAAGACTACTAA
- a CDS encoding N-acetylglucosamine kinase translates to MILVADSGSSKTDWLLAVPKQEPLQFRTAGLNPYFRTEKEMVKILQDQGAELIKHASDITEIYFFGAGCSSPDRHEIVSNALSQLFPKAYISVDSDLLGSAFATCGHEKGLCCVLGTGSNISFFDGEEVHSGKHGLGYILGDEGSGSWFGKALVTDYLYGNMPEDIQGQFGSEYPITKESVIQNVYQKPGGNFYLASFTKFISKIRDSQYGQNLLASGFSEFIDTNIKSYPQYHKYKCNFVGSIAYVFSDELIRLCESNEVKVGKIIRQPIHDLLHFILSREN, encoded by the coding sequence ATGATCTTAGTTGCTGACAGCGGCTCATCCAAAACAGACTGGTTGCTTGCAGTACCAAAGCAGGAACCCTTACAATTCAGAACAGCAGGTTTAAATCCCTATTTCCGCACCGAAAAGGAAATGGTGAAAATATTGCAGGATCAGGGGGCCGAGCTCATCAAACACGCGTCGGATATTACCGAGATCTATTTTTTCGGCGCCGGTTGCTCAAGTCCTGACAGGCACGAGATCGTTTCAAATGCGTTAAGCCAATTATTCCCGAAAGCTTATATCAGCGTGGACAGCGACCTTTTAGGCAGCGCCTTTGCTACCTGCGGCCACGAAAAAGGTCTGTGCTGCGTGCTGGGAACCGGTTCGAACATTTCGTTTTTTGATGGCGAGGAAGTGCATTCGGGCAAGCATGGTCTCGGCTATATCCTTGGCGATGAGGGTTCGGGCAGCTGGTTTGGCAAAGCCCTGGTAACCGATTATCTGTACGGCAACATGCCGGAGGATATCCAGGGGCAATTCGGCAGCGAATACCCGATAACCAAGGAAAGCGTCATCCAGAACGTCTATCAAAAGCCCGGCGGAAACTTCTATCTCGCATCGTTCACAAAATTTATAAGTAAGATACGTGATTCACAATACGGGCAGAACCTGCTGGCGAGCGGCTTTAGCGAATTCATCGACACCAACATCAAATCTTATCCCCAATATCATAAGTATAAGTGCAACTTCGTAGGCTCGATAGCCTATGTGTTTTCTGATGAACTGATCCGCTTATGCGAAAGCAACGAAGTGAAAGTGGGTAAGATCATCCGCCAGCCCATACACGACCTGCTTCATTTTATTCTGAGCCGCGAAAATTAA
- the rsmI gene encoding 16S rRNA (cytidine(1402)-2'-O)-methyltransferase, giving the protein MPGKLYLVPTPIGNLEDMTFRAIRVLKEVDLVLAEDTRTSAPLLKHFGIEKRVFAHHQHNEHQSSNEIVRFLKEGKNIALISDAGTPAISDPGFYLVREALKHGIVIECLPGATAFVPALVNSGFPTDKFCFEGFLPLKKGRQTRYKQLAEEDRTIILYESPHRLMKTLEEMATYFGAERQISVSRELTKMFEETVRGTVAEVKTYFETHPVKGEFVICVSPL; this is encoded by the coding sequence ATGCCCGGTAAACTCTACTTAGTACCCACGCCGATAGGCAACCTGGAGGATATGACCTTTAGGGCGATACGTGTTTTGAAAGAAGTGGACCTGGTATTGGCAGAGGATACGCGTACATCGGCGCCGTTGCTGAAGCATTTTGGTATAGAAAAAAGGGTGTTTGCGCATCATCAGCATAACGAACACCAGTCGTCGAATGAGATCGTCCGGTTTTTGAAGGAGGGGAAGAACATCGCCCTGATATCTGATGCGGGTACACCGGCTATATCCGACCCCGGCTTTTATTTGGTACGCGAAGCATTGAAACATGGCATTGTGATAGAATGCCTGCCCGGCGCCACGGCTTTTGTGCCTGCGCTGGTTAATTCAGGTTTCCCGACGGACAAATTTTGCTTTGAAGGGTTTTTGCCATTGAAGAAAGGCAGGCAAACACGTTATAAACAATTAGCAGAAGAAGACCGGACCATTATCCTGTACGAATCGCCGCACCGGCTGATGAAAACACTGGAAGAAATGGCGACTTATTTCGGCGCTGAAAGGCAAATATCCGTTTCGCGCGAGCTGACAAAGATGTTCGAGGAAACAGTGCGCGGGACGGTAGCCGAAGTGAAAACGTATTTTGAAACGCACCCGGTGAAGGGGGAATTTGTGATATGTGTAAGCCCCCTCTAA
- a CDS encoding thioredoxin family protein yields the protein MKKLVLLICLSSLGLITGAKPDPVRFGNGINFTATTLAQSIRMAKEQKKLIFIDIYATWCAPCTMLKLRTFSSKKAGEFFNANFISLSLNGEEGEGLQLVRAYKLTAYPTMLILDSTGKPVIVTMGYMDAKTLIQFGKAGIEKSGQ from the coding sequence ATGAAAAAACTTGTTCTTCTTATCTGTCTATCTTCATTGGGTTTAATTACCGGTGCAAAGCCCGATCCGGTAAGATTCGGTAACGGTATAAACTTTACGGCCACTACTTTGGCGCAATCCATCCGAATGGCAAAAGAGCAAAAAAAGCTGATCTTTATAGATATATATGCTACGTGGTGCGCGCCGTGTACCATGCTGAAACTAAGAACTTTTTCCAGTAAAAAAGCTGGTGAGTTTTTTAATGCAAATTTTATCAGCTTGTCATTAAATGGCGAAGAGGGCGAAGGGCTTCAGCTGGTACGGGCCTACAAGTTAACCGCTTACCCGACAATGCTCATCCTGGACAGTACCGGCAAACCGGTCATTGTCACCATGGGTTATATGGACGCTAAAACGCTCATCCAGTTTGGTAAAGCAGGGATTGAAAAATCGGGACAGTAA